AAAGCAATAATCGCACTAGGAGCCCAAGTCTCCTTGCTCACCTGGAGAACAGCAACCCTTCCAGCATTCATCACTTTGAAAACATCCCTAACAGCCTTGCATTTCTGCTTCCATTCCAGTACATAAATCCTGTCTCTGCTCCATTGCTGGGGCTGCCTCCAAATGGCCTCCTGCTGGAACAGCCGGCTCTGAGGCTGCGTGAACCAAGCCTTTCTACCCAAAATGAATATAATGAAAGCAGTGAATCTGAAGTTTCCCCCACTCCTTTCAAGAATGAGCAGACATCCAGCAGGAATGCTTTGACCAGCATCACAAATGTAGAACCCAAAACTGAGCCAGCCTGTGCATCTCCCGTTCAAACATCTACACCCATCAATGATTTGTCCAAAACTGAGCACACAAAAAGCTCATTCAGGATTCACAGAATCAGAAGAATGGGATCAGCGTCAAGAAAAGGGAGAGTGTTCTGCAATGCATGTGGTAAAACTTTCTATGACAAAGGTACTCTCAAAATCCACTACAATGCAGTTCATCTGAAAATCAAACACCGATGCACGATTGAAGGCTGCAACATGGTCTTCAGCTCTCTTAGAAGTCGCAATCGTCACAGTGCTAACCCTAACCCCCGCCTTCATATGCCTATGCTAAGGAACAACCGAGACAAAGATCTAATCCGTGCTACATCAGGAGCTGCCACCCCTGTCATAGCAAGTACAAAATCCAGTCTTACCTTAACAAGCCCTGGTCGGCCTCCAATGGGTTTTACTACTCCCCCACTAGACCCTGTACTACAGAACCCTCTTTCTAGCCAGCTGGTTTTTCCAGCTTTAAAGACTGTCCAGCCTGTTCCTCCTTTTTACAGAAGTTTACTTACTCCTGGAGAGATGGTGAGCCCTCCAACCTCATTACCCACCAGTCCCATCATACCAACAGGTGGTTCAGTGGAGCAgcatcctcctcttccttcagAGTCATCGTTACCTGCGCTGGTGATGCCTACCCATGAACCTAATGCTGACCTGGCCCCTAAGAAGAAACCAAGGAAGTCAAGCATGCCAGTTAAAATAGAAAAGGAAGTTATTGATACTGCTGATGAGTTTGACGATGAAGATGATGAGGCTAATGACAACAGCACGATGGCTAATGATATTGGTCATGACAATCACTGCCATTCGCAGGAGGAAATGAGCCCAGGATTGTCTGTGAAAGACTTTTCTAAAAATGGTAGAAGCAGATGCATTTCTAGGACAGAGATAAGAAGGGCAGACAGCATGACCTCAGAAGACCAAGAGCACGAGAGAGACTATGAAAATGAGTCAGAAACCTCAGAGCCAAAATTGTGTGAGGAATCCATGGAAGGTGATGAACACATCCATGAATCTAATGAACAGTCTATGATGAATAgtgaaatggcagatgaaaatcaCAACGAATCTTCTCACCGGGATGTAATTAAGGTGAAGGAAGAGTTTACAGACCCTACCTATGATATGTTTTACATGAGCCAATATGGACTGTATAATGGGGGCAGTGCCAGTATGGCTGCCCTTCATGAAAGTTTCACTTCAACATTCAACTACAACAGTCCTCAAAAGTTCTCCCCAGAAGGGGACCTGTGTTCCAGCCCAGATCCCAAGATCTGCTATGTCTGCAAGAAGAGTTTCAAAAGCTCCTATAGTGTGAAGCTTCACTACAGGAATGTTCATTTAAAAGAGATGCATGTCTGCACAGTGGCTGGCTGTAACGCTGCCTTCCCGTCACGGAGAAGCAGAGACAGGTCAGTAAATATTAATTGATTTTCTACATTATTAAGTGTGTCGAATTATATAAGAAAATCCAGTTTTAGGTAGATGAagaaatagagagagagacacagtaATGACTAGTGACAGTCATGCCCCCTTGGCATTGTGGGGGTGTTATCACTTTAGGTTTTCATTGTTTGACATTCAAAATAGTATATACTATGTCACTGTCTTATGTGATCGGCTAGATAATGTCattctttctgtgtgtgtgtgtgtgtgtgtgtgtgttgtatatACACTTTTGTATATAAGCTGCAGCTTTTATACATTCAGCTTTTTCTCCCTACAGCTTTCCAATCAAGGAAAGCTTCTATTAAATATATAATAATTATATACAACAGAAATATCTTCACACATACACATCGATACATAGAAACAGAAATGGATGGAGGGAAAGAACCATAGGAATAGGATACAAGAATAATCCCCATCTCTGTAGGCTTAAGTACAAATGAATAGGAATAATTAATGGATATTCATTCTGCCTTATAAACAATTAtaagaaacaaaattaaatgttaacattAGCGAAATGGTTCTCTCTTTCCATGGGGGAACCTGTATCTTTTTTTCCTAATATAACCATTCAGTCCAGCTTTATTTTCTTCTCTGGCTGTGAGTAACTCCCATTCACTCTGATGGGGTAACGTACATGCAGATCGGGGAGACTAGACCCCTACATATTTTTAAGGGTATGTTCTGCTGGGCCTTCAGATGACGTCACACTGTAGTTATGCTGCATCAGTACTGAAACAATTGGGCTTAAACAGAAGCAGCTGGTCCTAAACCTCTTtggccttttttaaaatattttttttaattcctaaaaaaaatgtaatataaaTGGAATTGGTCAAGGTGGTCTTTGGTAGGATAACACAGTTATTCCATACTCGGGAAAACAAGCTCTCATTCATGATGATGAATATATTGTTACACAATGAAATATCCCTTATAGGTTCACAGCATTGGGTTCGTGTTGTGATGGTGAGAGTGATTCATTACTtgagcttgtttgtttgtttttgtttttgtttaatatttttcatTAGGGAGTAAAAATTCAGCAGAGAGAGATTGAGGAAGGAAATTGAACTCAGCTAAACATTTCACACACATTTCCTGTACCTTGTTCCGTGGAAATTGCTGGGGTTTGCAACTGGATACAgggtataatataaaataaaagcaatttaGTGCAAAGAAAGTTAGGAAGCCAAATCTCACTTTTTCTGGAGAGTCTAGCTCCAGCATGTCAGTTCTGAGATCCACTGAATAGAAAATGTGAACATAAATTAGAAAAAACGGTAAATAGACTAGAGTAAACTAGAAAATTTGTTTCACCAGTGAGATGAGATCAATTAAAATCAAACACCGAAAACTAAATTAAGGCCACTGTCTTGCCAGTCGGTCCACCCCTGTGGAGACCTGTTAGCCTCCGTGGAGTTGGACATAAGGGTCCAGCGGGATCAGGGCCTCAATAAGTGAAATCCTGTGCTGACTTATACCACACATTGTGTCCTTAAAGTTGATGGGATTGCAGAGGATTTGTtagtgcagaatttggctcagtctATGTGTTTTCTCAAGTGAGTTATAAAATGTCAGTCATGTGCTAAGTAAACCCGTTTTGTATTCAGTGTGCAAAAAGAGAAGTGGCTAGTTTAGGATTTGGAATGTTATTTGGAATGTTAAATTTCATCAGGAAACAGTTAACTTGATAGATTATGCTAATAATAAAGAAGTTAGTTCAGTGAACATATATTAGGAGAAAAAGACCATCATGATGACATGTGTAAAGTATTTATGAGAACTGAACATTTAAAGACAGGGCACAGTTTGAAAGTATTTCATGATCTATATAGGATACTTTGATTTAGCTTATTGAAAGCAAGCCATAAAAGTGAAATATATGATTCATAAACTTAAAATGCAGACTGCTTTCTTAAAGATAAAATTATTATTTACATATGAGTTTGGGTTGTACTAGGCATGGGAACATCTTTCCAGTTTCACCACACAAATAGTGTTCAAAATATGTTTCAATTATGTGAGAGTCTTCCTGATAACTTGGGACAACAGAAATCCACAAGTTCTGAGGATTTCAGGTAGTGATAATGTACTTTAAAAGGTTTAAAGGCTAGGTACAATTTGGATGGCCTTCAAGTCTGATGCTTTTTGAGACTCACCAAAACTTTCGGGTCTGCAGAATTTGTCTGGAAAAATCTGACAAAAACCAGGAACTCTCACAAGATTTCTGATAATTTTTGCAGACATTTGGTCAGGAAGTATCATAAGAAAGCATCTTTATTGTTCACTGTATTTCAGCAATTCCGTGTCTGGTCTTGTCCAGGACTAGGAAGTCTAGAAGTGCACAGAAATGAAAGAGTGTGCAAAAGGAGGGGTATGAGAATGAATCAGACATTCTTTTTATTTAATCTTCAAAAAAAATGGTTTATTAAGGGTTGAGTTGAAGGGAGAGTCTTATTTTATCCAAGCCACGTAGCCTACCCAATGAAGGATTTTTTGCTGATTTTTGAAgaatcttttttatttaaagggaaaaaagcCTCGATCATTAAGTTTCTAGCCTTTTGGGTTTCAGACAGAGCCTCGAAGATGTAAACTAATCTATGGAGTCTTATTGGCTTTGCTGCCAAATAACGAAAGCAATAACATTGAGAAGTGAGAACTTCTTCCAGTCACCTTAATGGACTATTAATTTTAAAACCTAATTATAACTATTTCGCTTTTAATTGCTGTACCAGAAACAAGAAATATCCAACTAATGTGCAATAGCAAGTGAGCCTGGACATACTTGTCATGTTCTGATGTGACAGTTATTCGGGCAGGTGTATGTAACAATAAGTCTTCACATTTTGATTATTGGATTACTGAATATTTTTGACTATCCAGATGAATCCAGAAGTTCTTTGCTGtccttacaaattaaaaaagcATTTCTAATGCCACCTTCTAAAAACTTTTGGACCCTTCCCAACACCATGTGGCTTGCAGGATTTAGTGAGGTTTCCTCATTTAAATTTTTTctataaatttatttaaaaataaaacaagccgTGAAGACGTTTGAGtttaataaggtgataaatagttttgatcttttttttttcttacaatgGCATCTGGTACAATGTATAACCTTGTACAACCCAACTCTGGTTAATCTAAATTTGGTTATGTTCCCCAGGCTTAGTGTGGGCCCAGAAAACTCCCCTGCTGCTCCGGTTCGTAACCTAGAGTATGGCCCTTTTAAAACTGACTTTCAAGGGATGGAGGTCCAGAGTGCAACCTTAGTTACCTAAGGCAGCTGGTCAGCTTCCCTACCATTCAAATACCCTTTTATCTGAAAGTTTTGGATATCTCCTGAGATGTATTTATATGCAGGGATGTCCTATATTAAAATGACtgggtctgacacagtatggctaTCCATATTTTCTAAAATCGGATGAAGGCGaacagaagactgagagggatAGACTGACATGGAATCTACCATGCATCCTCTAATTTTTCAAGATATAACAGACAAAAGAAGGGACAGAAAGCCTACAGAACTCCACAGGGTTCTGTTATCCCTTCTAAAATTCATAAGAAGTTGCTTTTTATGATTTAAGCCCCACAGTGTCtggattcttttttttaactaattttcTATTCATCGCCTTTCCCACCCGTTACCAGAAGTGTTTATGAAATCTATGATCTGTATCTTTAACTTTGATCTCTTTCCTAAAGGGAACAGTGcattcattctttctttcttttgttcatTCTTTCTTTTCAGTCCCATTGTTCTCAGAATCCTTTACTGTTTCTGCTCCCACCAGCTCAGGCATTTATGACACTTCAGTTCTTCTACTAGTGGAGCTTTATAGGGTATGCCTTCTTGCAGGAAAGCAACAAAGAGTGAAAGATAAGAGAAATTATGCCAAAGGAGGTAGTGTCAGACAGGAGCAAGAGTCTGCCTGGGGACAGGAAAACATCTCTGTCAAGGAAAGTGGTCAAGAAGATGGAGAAATAGGACAAGGATATGCTGGACAGCTGCCTGAAAAATAGGCTTGAATGTGGGCCCGGGTACAGTTTGTTCATctgggtgggagaaagggagaaGTTTTAGTTGAGACTGttgtttctgtaaagggaatCATCCTGGAGTGAATAgccagcagaggaggaggagggctggtCTGTGACGAAGGAAAGGTTTGtgatgggtagggtgaccagatgtcctgattttataaggacagtcccaatatttggggctttttcttatataggtacctattaccccccaccccatcccaatttttcacacttgctgtctggtcaccctagtgatggGGTCTTCACAGAGTAAGTCCCTCCTGTTCCTGCTTTTCCACTCCCAGCCTCCCTCTCGGTTTTGCTTAAACTAGGTACTGCCCCTGCCTCACAAAGTAAGCTGGAATGGGTGGGCTGCTCCTCAGAGACAGTATTCTGGAGCCAGCAACTCAATAAGCTCTTTTGTGCCATAGACCAGGCCAAGGTGAGGGCAGGCAGGCAGATAGAAAGAGGGTATTTTCCAGCTCAGTGAAGACAGGGAAGTTCCAAAGTTtcttggatggggcagggggagtcaTTCGTTAGTAATCAGCTGGAGAGGAAGTGAGGAGGTAGGCAGATGGGGTAGGAGAGAGTGAAGAGAAAATATATTGTAGTTGAGTTAACTCAGCTCCCATCCCTCACCTAGAATTGTAGAGTTAAAGGCGGCTTGGGTTCAGATTCAATACCTGTGAAATCAGAGGTGCCATTTTTGACCAGTCCTTAATGGTAAACTAATGTCAGTATTTCAGTGAAAAGAAACACCTGTTCTTCTCCTTATCAGCTCTATTGCATTTTAATAAGTTAAAAACTATTTTATATTGGTACCATCAATTTAAAAATCTCTGTTACTTAGGACTAGGTTGGAATGCTGTGTTAATAAGGACATGTTGCCCCATTTTCTATGCCCTAATTATatggaaaataaatgtatttcctgAATACCTGTTTAGCGTTACAAAGACGAAACTTTCCCTTTTTGCCTTTCTTTGACTAAAGTAAGAATATTAATTGTTCAGGTTTCTCTTTAAATTTTCTCAGAaagtgagcatgtgtgtgtgttctgcaAGGTGGGAAAGGTGATTCAGCCCATgaataaattttaaaacaaaataatatttgCTTAGAGTTACTTATAAATAAATATGAGGCAACTATTGGTGCCAAGTGTGATCCTGCCATTTGATTGCTAGTTAAATCAGTCCagatttaaacatgtaaactCCTTGATTTGTATGGAGTAAGACATCTGTATTTAGTTTATTAAAACCTGCTGACATCTCCAGAACTAAATTTGTGCGCATATAGGCCTCTGGGTAGCTGTATTGAAAAAGCAGAGACATATACTTTTTGCTCATCTGCTTACCTGACTTCCAGCCCTGTACAGGTGTGCTTGAATAAATTAACATCAGATACCTCTGATGAGCCACTGCATACATTATCAACAGAGGTGAAGATGTGAAAAACATGCTACCTGCCTCCTGTTATCACCTCCTCAACACAAAAGCATCCATTTTTTCATCATCCCGCTATGTTTGGAAACTTATACAAAAAACTTTTTAGAAACTGCTTTTCAAGAAATGCACGCGATTTTAGGAGCAGATAGCTCCAAGAAGATACTCAACACTAGTTTATGGTGACTATTAATATATTTCCCCTAATATCATTAGCTGTCAGATACAGCTTGTTTCCCTTCACTAATAACAAGAAGAGAACATTTTAAGACATCTATTTGATTGTGACCAGACAATCAAAACCAGTTTTTGCTATATTATTTTTCAAATCTGAACCTGTTTACACATTTGCTTTTGGTACAGGAATTCATAGTTTTAAAAAGAATATGTGAATATACTGTACAATTCTATGAACCAGTAGGTTTCCTTAGGAAGTCACTAAAATGTGCTTGTTTCTTTACATTCAAACAAGTCTTTCTTTCACAAGAGAGCCTGGGTTGTAAAGAAATGATTTCTGTGACCCTTATGTTGAGTAGTAACTTTTTCTATGGGTAGTTCCACAGATGTCAGTGCGACTATATGCAGAGTATGATATAATCAGTCCGAGTAAGGAAGACAGAATGAAGGACAGAGTGAATTAACTTTTATATGAGTGATCTACCAGCTACCGTGTAGCAGCTCATTTTTACTGTAGAGGATGAAGTAAAAGAAGCGTGGGGAATAAAAGCATAAAAGCCCTATCTTACTCACATGACAAGCCCTAACACCAAGCTGCTTActtgagtaagggttgcaggatcaggtGTGTTGTGGAGGAAATTCTTTCTCTTTTTCACCCAGTAATGAATTGTATTGACATCTATTACCTGCATTTTATTGTTGTAGTAGTTTGAAAATGAAGGTAAAGCTTACATCTTCTAAACTTGCCCCACATAACACAGGATTTTATATTGTTGTGTCAATCAGCAAAAGTAAATCCAGGACTTTTCAGTGACCTGCAAAGTCTATCTAAATATTCACTGACCCACAAGCATTAAGAAAGGTGGTAAACATAATTAAGTCAGTAAAAGCACTGGCTGGAACATGGCATGTATGGAGGAATATTTTCCGCTGATGCAAGgccggatttaggggcaggcgatCCAGGTAACTGCCTGATGTGCCAGGCTTAGGGGGTTGCTGGATTTGGGGTGTTGCTTTTGTTGATAGCCATAAAAGGGAAATGTATTGTCTTCTATGACAGGGAGAAATCATGTATGCATCCATacatcaaagtcatgaaatgggctacaaatgcaataaaagttaaggtattcaaatgtttaacaaatggagggggcATCGAAGACATTCCTCACTtggggcaccatttggtctagggctggcCCTGTCCTGCTCTGCTCTATATGTTTAACTCTCATAATTGTCTATGAAAATTACATGTATGACTGTGTCAAGGGAAGAATATGCAGCATAAGTGCAagtttccaaaaaaaaaacccaacccagctCTTAATCCTTAATCCTGACCTACAGCTTTTTCAATCCCGAGCTTCTCTTCAATAAAGATTGCCTAGCGTGCCAAGTTATGTGGCGTGTTTGTGACATGGGTCCCCAGTGTCCATTGGGAACTAGCCTGGAGACCACCAACTGTATGTTCACATACAGTAGCAACAATTAAAAAGTCAACTTTTACACAATAGTGACCACATCAGGATCTATGGGATGCCAGGAAATGTTGTGGTATCACAGATACCATTGTGTGGCGACGGTGACGGTGTGTATGTTGCCATTTTAATAATGATCACTGTGTATTAGTTGCCGTAAGTTCCAAATCCAATATGTCCTCTAATGAAATCCTAGAGCTTTAACTTGTGCCTCCTAGTTCCCGGCATCATCTTTTACATGAGCACTTTGCCTTGTGctaagaaagtttttttttttaattaagagctCATTTCATATTTAAGCTTGCCCTAAAAAGCATTCCTTAAAGACACTGCCTAAGAAATAATTTAACATTTTTGCCATAAGGCACCTACAAGCTTCATATAAATGGACATGGAAGAGAAATGAAAGAGTTTTGTGTTTGCCAAAAATGTACGCTATGAATAAAAAAGGACTTtggtgtatatgtatataaatataaagCATTTGggatggagagggagagagataagAGGTGGAACTGGCTTGAGGATATGGGGGgtttttttaatgtcattttgttttcatcctcttttt
The DNA window shown above is from Mauremys mutica isolate MM-2020 ecotype Southern chromosome 6, ASM2049712v1, whole genome shotgun sequence and carries:
- the BNC2 gene encoding zinc finger protein basonuclin-2 isoform X9, producing MESLEEEGIGGYSSESSCTEGKEEPQRSPSVEQSEEAEVDVRDRETQRHRERKRARDLTLRDSCTDNSMQFGTRTATTESGFMGTWQNADTNLLFRMSQQAIRCTLVNCTCECFQPGKINLRTCDHCKHGWVAHALDKLSTQHLYHPTQVEIVQSNVVFDISSLMLYGTQAVPVRLKILLDRLFSVLKQEEVLHILHGLGWTLRDYVRGYILQDAAGKVLDRWAIMSREEEIITLQQFLRFGETKSIVELMAIQEKEGQAVAVPSSKADSDIRTFIESNNRTRSPSLLAHLENSNPSSIHHFENIPNSLAFLLPFQYINPVSAPLLGLPPNGLLLEQPALRLREPSLSTQNEYNESSESEVSPTPFKNEQTSSRNALTSITNVEPKTEPACASPVQTSTPINDLSKTEHTKSSFRIHRIRRMGSASRKGRVFCNACGKTFYDKGTLKIHYNAVHLKIKHRCTIEGCNMVFSSLRSRNRHSANPNPRLHMPMLRNNRDKDLIRATSGAATPVIASTKSSLTLTSPGRPPMGFTTPPLDPVLQNPLSSQLVFPALKTVQPVPPFYRSLLTPGEMVSPPTSLPTSPIIPTGGSVEQHPPLPSESSLPALVMPTHEPNADLAPKKKPRKSSMPVKIEKEVIDTADEFDDEDDEANDNSTMANDIGHDNHCHSQEEMSPGLSVKDFSKNGRSRCISRTEIRRADSMTSEDQEHERDYENESETSEPKLCEESMEGDEHIHESNEQSMMNSEMADENHNESSHRDVIKVKEEFTDPTYDMFYMSQYGLYNGGSASMAALHESFTSTFNYNSPQKFSPEGDLCSSPDPKICYVCKKSFKSSYSVKLHYRNVHLKEMHVCTVAGCNAAFPSRRSRDSKRLES
- the BNC2 gene encoding zinc finger protein basonuclin-2 isoform X2 is translated as MLSCLYLPCKNLHVSSLWSEEAEVDVRDRETQRHRERKRARDLTLRDSCTDNSMQFGTRTATTESGFMGTWQNADTNLLFRMSQQAIRCTLVNCTCECFQPGKINLRTCDHCKHGWVAHALDKLSTQHLYHPTQVEIVQSNVVFDISSLMLYGTQAVPVRLKILLDRLFSVLKQEEVLHILHGLGWTLRDYVRGYILQDAAGKVLDRWAIMSREEEIITLQQFLRFGETKSIVELMAIQEKEGQAVAVPSSKADSDIRTFIESNNRTRSPSLLAHLENSNPSSIHHFENIPNSLAFLLPFQYINPVSAPLLGLPPNGLLLEQPALRLREPSLSTQNEYNESSESEVSPTPFKNEQTSSRNALTSITNVEPKTEPACASPVQTSTPINDLSKTEHTKSSFRIHRIRRMGSASRKGRVFCNACGKTFYDKGTLKIHYNAVHLKIKHRCTIEGCNMVFSSLRSRNRHSANPNPRLHMPMLRNNRDKDLIRATSGAATPVIASTKSSLTLTSPGRPPMGFTTPPLDPVLQNPLSSQLVFPALKTVQPVPPFYRSLLTPGEMVSPPTSLPTSPIIPTGGSVEQHPPLPSESSLPALVMPTHEPNADLAPKKKPRKSSMPVKIEKEVIDTADEFDDEDDEANDNSTMANDIGHDNHCHSQEEMSPGLSVKDFSKNGRSRCISRTEIRRADSMTSEDQEHERDYENESETSEPKLCEESMEGDEHIHESNEQSMMNSEMADENHNESSHRDVIKVKEEFTDPTYDMFYMSQYGLYNGGSASMAALHESFTSTFNYNSPQKFSPEGDLCSSPDPKICYVCKKSFKSSYSVKLHYRNVHLKEMHVCTVAGCNAAFPSRRSRDRHSANINLHRKLLTKELDDMGLDTSQPSLSKDLRDEFLVKIYGTQHQMGLDIREDTSSPAGTEDSQMNGYGRGMSDDYMVLDLSTTSSIQSSSSIHSSRESDAGSDEGILLDDVDGASDSGESAHKMDTPAIGVGMGSDLQGSLMFNNVPMSNGGIMCNICHKMYSNKGTLRVHYKTVHLREMHKCKVPGCNMMFSSVRSRNRHSQNPNLHKNIPFTSVD
- the BNC2 gene encoding zinc finger protein basonuclin-2 isoform X7, whose protein sequence is MVCQAWSKDAAGKVLDRWAIMSREEEIITLQQFLRFGETKSIVELMAIQEKEGQAVAVPSSKADSDIRTFIESNNRTRSPSLLAHLENSNPSSIHHFENIPNSLAFLLPFQYINPVSAPLLGLPPNGLLLEQPALRLREPSLSTQNEYNESSESEVSPTPFKNEQTSSRNALTSITNVEPKTEPACASPVQTSTPINDLSKTEHTKSSFRIHRIRRMGSASRKGRVFCNACGKTFYDKGTLKIHYNAVHLKIKHRCTIEGCNMVFSSLRSRNRHSANPNPRLHMPMLRNNRDKDLIRATSGAATPVIASTKSSLTLTSPGRPPMGFTTPPLDPVLQNPLSSQLVFPALKTVQPVPPFYRSLLTPGEMVSPPTSLPTSPIIPTGGSVEQHPPLPSESSLPALVMPTHEPNADLAPKKKPRKSSMPVKIEKEVIDTADEFDDEDDEANDNSTMANDIGHDNHCHSQEEMSPGLSVKDFSKNGRSRCISRTEIRRADSMTSEDQEHERDYENESETSEPKLCEESMEGDEHIHESNEQSMMNSEMADENHNESSHRDVIKVKEEFTDPTYDMFYMSQYGLYNGGSASMAALHESFTSTFNYNSPQKFSPEGDLCSSPDPKICYVCKKSFKSSYSVKLHYRNVHLKEMHVCTVAGCNAAFPSRRSRDRHSANINLHRKLLTKELDDMGLDTSQPSLSKDLRDEFLVKIYGTQHQMGLDIREDTSSPAGTEDSQMNGYGRGMSDDYMVLDLSTTSSIQSSSSIHSSRESDAGSDEGILLDDVDGASDSGESAHKMDTPAIGVGMGSDLQGSLMFNNVPMSNGGIMCNICHKMYSNKGTLRVHYKTVHLREMHKCKVPGCNMMFSSVRSRNRHSQNPNLHKNIPFTSVD
- the BNC2 gene encoding zinc finger protein basonuclin-2 isoform X8, producing the protein MIPPLKDAAGKVLDRWAIMSREEEIITLQQFLRFGETKSIVELMAIQEKEGQAVAVPSSKADSDIRTFIESNNRTRSPSLLAHLENSNPSSIHHFENIPNSLAFLLPFQYINPVSAPLLGLPPNGLLLEQPALRLREPSLSTQNEYNESSESEVSPTPFKNEQTSSRNALTSITNVEPKTEPACASPVQTSTPINDLSKTEHTKSSFRIHRIRRMGSASRKGRVFCNACGKTFYDKGTLKIHYNAVHLKIKHRCTIEGCNMVFSSLRSRNRHSANPNPRLHMPMLRNNRDKDLIRATSGAATPVIASTKSSLTLTSPGRPPMGFTTPPLDPVLQNPLSSQLVFPALKTVQPVPPFYRSLLTPGEMVSPPTSLPTSPIIPTGGSVEQHPPLPSESSLPALVMPTHEPNADLAPKKKPRKSSMPVKIEKEVIDTADEFDDEDDEANDNSTMANDIGHDNHCHSQEEMSPGLSVKDFSKNGRSRCISRTEIRRADSMTSEDQEHERDYENESETSEPKLCEESMEGDEHIHESNEQSMMNSEMADENHNESSHRDVIKVKEEFTDPTYDMFYMSQYGLYNGGSASMAALHESFTSTFNYNSPQKFSPEGDLCSSPDPKICYVCKKSFKSSYSVKLHYRNVHLKEMHVCTVAGCNAAFPSRRSRDRHSANINLHRKLLTKELDDMGLDTSQPSLSKDLRDEFLVKIYGTQHQMGLDIREDTSSPAGTEDSQMNGYGRGMSDDYMVLDLSTTSSIQSSSSIHSSRESDAGSDEGILLDDVDGASDSGESAHKMDTPAIGVGMGSDLQGSLMFNNVPMSNGGIMCNICHKMYSNKGTLRVHYKTVHLREMHKCKVPGCNMMFSSVRSRNRHSQNPNLHKNIPFTSVD
- the BNC2 gene encoding zinc finger protein basonuclin-2 isoform X3, which gives rise to MVQIASDMKSEEAEVDVRDRETQRHRERKRARDLTLRDSCTDNSMQFGTRTATTESGFMGTWQNADTNLLFRMSQQAIRCTLVNCTCECFQPGKINLRTCDHCKHGWVAHALDKLSTQHLYHPTQVEIVQSNVVFDISSLMLYGTQAVPVRLKILLDRLFSVLKQEEVLHILHGLGWTLRDYVRGYILQDAAGKVLDRWAIMSREEEIITLQQFLRFGETKSIVELMAIQEKEGQAVAVPSSKADSDIRTFIESNNRTRSPSLLAHLENSNPSSIHHFENIPNSLAFLLPFQYINPVSAPLLGLPPNGLLLEQPALRLREPSLSTQNEYNESSESEVSPTPFKNEQTSSRNALTSITNVEPKTEPACASPVQTSTPINDLSKTEHTKSSFRIHRIRRMGSASRKGRVFCNACGKTFYDKGTLKIHYNAVHLKIKHRCTIEGCNMVFSSLRSRNRHSANPNPRLHMPMLRNNRDKDLIRATSGAATPVIASTKSSLTLTSPGRPPMGFTTPPLDPVLQNPLSSQLVFPALKTVQPVPPFYRSLLTPGEMVSPPTSLPTSPIIPTGGSVEQHPPLPSESSLPALVMPTHEPNADLAPKKKPRKSSMPVKIEKEVIDTADEFDDEDDEANDNSTMANDIGHDNHCHSQEEMSPGLSVKDFSKNGRSRCISRTEIRRADSMTSEDQEHERDYENESETSEPKLCEESMEGDEHIHESNEQSMMNSEMADENHNESSHRDVIKVKEEFTDPTYDMFYMSQYGLYNGGSASMAALHESFTSTFNYNSPQKFSPEGDLCSSPDPKICYVCKKSFKSSYSVKLHYRNVHLKEMHVCTVAGCNAAFPSRRSRDRHSANINLHRKLLTKELDDMGLDTSQPSLSKDLRDEFLVKIYGTQHQMGLDIREDTSSPAGTEDSQMNGYGRGMSDDYMVLDLSTTSSIQSSSSIHSSRESDAGSDEGILLDDVDGASDSGESAHKMDTPAIGVGMGSDLQGSLMFNNVPMSNGGIMCNICHKMYSNKGTLRVHYKTVHLREMHKCKVPGCNMMFSSVRSRNRHSQNPNLHKNIPFTSVD